One stretch of Niallia sp. XMNu-256 DNA includes these proteins:
- a CDS encoding ABC transporter permease, whose translation MKQFKQMFLTQLKLTLREKQAWFWGIFFPVILMSIFMVIFTGESNEEFETSVAIVKQNPSETSDNLLAQLEQIPGIEIRSEQPVDEEIATQWVEEQEVDAAIVLPDLENARSIELIVNKENEQSMTTQIIAGILDQFVQQANLQEAGATPIYELQFTSITAGNAALDYTDFLLTGMIALSIAQGGMFGMVDLVEMRRKGLIKRLRMTPANMGIFGLSDMIMRLLFSIIQLILLSLIGVFVFGASLYLNFLSLMVVFLVGALSFNALGYFISSLSKTTEAYMGVANITSFIMMFLSGVFFPIDSMPDWLQPVSNILPLTYFAEGLRNSMVYDTSIFTSSIWFGIGNMIIWGAITFILGSLFYKRKSIVSTR comes from the coding sequence GTGAAACAGTTTAAACAAATGTTTCTCACTCAATTAAAACTAACCCTTCGTGAAAAACAAGCCTGGTTTTGGGGAATCTTCTTTCCTGTTATTTTAATGTCGATATTCATGGTTATTTTCACGGGAGAATCAAACGAGGAATTTGAAACAAGCGTTGCAATTGTCAAACAAAATCCGAGCGAAACCTCTGATAACCTATTAGCCCAACTCGAACAAATACCTGGAATCGAGATTAGATCAGAACAACCCGTTGATGAAGAGATTGCTACCCAATGGGTAGAAGAACAAGAAGTCGATGCTGCGATTGTATTGCCTGATTTGGAGAATGCAAGATCAATCGAACTGATCGTTAATAAAGAAAATGAACAAAGTATGACTACACAAATTATCGCCGGAATCTTAGATCAATTTGTGCAACAAGCCAATTTACAGGAAGCTGGAGCTACCCCCATCTACGAGCTCCAATTTACTTCGATTACAGCTGGAAATGCTGCACTGGACTACACCGATTTTCTCCTAACGGGAATGATTGCCTTATCGATTGCGCAAGGTGGTATGTTTGGAATGGTAGACCTTGTGGAAATGCGGAGAAAAGGGTTAATTAAAAGGCTACGCATGACACCTGCCAATATGGGGATCTTTGGATTAAGCGATATGATTATGCGGCTGCTATTTAGCATTATTCAGCTTATTCTCTTGTCCCTAATCGGTGTATTTGTTTTTGGGGCGAGCCTCTATCTCAATTTCCTAAGTTTAATGGTTGTCTTTCTCGTAGGTGCACTCTCCTTTAATGCCTTAGGATATTTTATTTCTTCTTTGAGCAAGACAACAGAGGCATATATGGGAGTAGCTAATATTACAAGCTTTATTATGATGTTTCTAAGCGGTGTATTTTTTCCGATTGATTCCATGCCAGACTGGCTTCAACCCGTATCCAATATTCTTCCACTTACTTATTTTGCCGAAGGTTTACGGAACAGCATGGTCTATGATACAAGCATTTTCACTAGTTCCATTTGGTTCGGAATAGGCAATATGATCATTTGGGGTGCTATTACCTTCATTCTTGGCTCCTTGTTCTATAAAAGAAAATCGATTGTGTCAACAAGGTAA
- a CDS encoding ATP-binding cassette domain-containing protein: protein MSVLEVKHLQKSFGTIRAVQDISFSVDGGEVFTIIGPNGAGKTTTLEMIEGLVTPDQGEINYGELNWIRNGATIKKMIGVQPQSSAMFDLLTPKENLNLFATFYNQSRPTEEILELINLNDHRNNHVKKLSGGQRQRLAIGLAMISDPDILFLDEPTTGLDPQARRNIWDIILELKHLGKTIILTTHYMEEAEILSDRVCIIDQGLIVAIDSPTALIEGLTKEREIRLSFIESQKAAIEGELFLQELASVTRTERNDTLLKIWTLHPEDTLYDLFKFTKENEYEVEQISIREKSLEDVFISLTGKEWRD, encoded by the coding sequence ATGTCTGTTCTAGAAGTCAAACATTTGCAAAAGTCTTTCGGTACCATTCGTGCTGTTCAGGACATTAGTTTTTCGGTTGATGGTGGTGAGGTATTTACCATCATTGGACCGAATGGTGCAGGAAAAACAACCACCCTTGAAATGATTGAAGGATTGGTTACACCTGATCAGGGCGAGATCAACTATGGGGAATTGAACTGGATTCGTAACGGAGCGACAATAAAAAAGATGATTGGAGTACAGCCACAATCAAGCGCAATGTTTGACTTATTAACACCTAAAGAAAATTTAAATCTGTTTGCTACGTTTTATAACCAGTCAAGACCAACAGAAGAAATACTGGAATTAATCAATCTAAACGACCATCGGAATAACCATGTGAAGAAACTTTCTGGCGGTCAGCGGCAACGGCTTGCGATTGGCCTAGCAATGATCAGTGATCCTGACATTCTCTTTCTAGATGAACCTACAACAGGATTGGATCCTCAAGCACGACGAAATATCTGGGACATTATTTTAGAATTAAAGCATCTCGGGAAAACCATCATTTTAACCACCCATTATATGGAAGAAGCTGAGATATTAAGCGACCGCGTTTGTATCATTGACCAGGGTCTCATCGTAGCCATTGATTCGCCAACCGCTCTTATTGAGGGGTTAACGAAAGAAAGAGAAATTCGGTTATCTTTTATTGAAAGTCAAAAAGCAGCTATCGAGGGAGAATTATTTTTACAAGAACTCGCTTCTGTTACAAGAACAGAGCGAAATGATACTTTATTAAAGATTTGGACCCTACACCCTGAGGATACCCTTTATGATTTGTTCAAATTTACGAAAGAAAACGAATATGAAGTCGAACAGATTTCCATCCGTGAGAAAAGCTTAGAAGATGTCTTTATCTCCTTAACCGGAAAGGAATGGAGGGACTAA
- a CDS encoding MerR family transcriptional regulator, whose product MKDVFTIGEVSRLFRIKSSAIRYYCDIGLLKPTYVDPETGYRYFSTAHFEQLNTIKYLQTLGLSLQEIQTFVDNRDPVYLLEQLQAQREITRHKIRELEEIEQKINNRILQIEDALTPQHIGVIQEKFFSSREIVVLRETIPSGADLELFIRMLENSSKLQSAVFLGKIGMSISQQKMEQYQFDSYDAIFLLVENEVAEESVKEEIPEGLYVTLRFQGTHVDASTYYEQLIQYIKQKHYGIIGDSVEVTYIDYGLSTNANEFVTEIQIPVKNS is encoded by the coding sequence ATGAAAGACGTTTTTACCATTGGGGAAGTATCGAGACTGTTTCGTATAAAAAGCAGTGCGATTCGTTATTATTGCGACATTGGTTTACTGAAACCGACTTATGTAGATCCCGAGACAGGCTACCGATACTTTTCAACTGCACACTTTGAACAGCTCAATACGATTAAATATTTACAGACACTTGGCCTTTCACTACAGGAAATTCAAACCTTTGTTGACAATCGTGATCCCGTTTATTTATTAGAACAACTACAAGCTCAACGGGAAATTACACGTCATAAAATTAGAGAATTAGAAGAAATTGAACAGAAAATCAATAATCGGATCCTTCAAATTGAGGATGCACTTACGCCACAGCATATCGGTGTCATTCAAGAGAAATTCTTCTCATCTCGAGAAATCGTTGTATTACGAGAAACCATTCCAAGTGGCGCAGATTTAGAACTGTTTATTCGGATGCTAGAAAATAGTTCGAAATTACAATCAGCAGTGTTTTTAGGAAAAATTGGCATGTCGATTTCACAGCAAAAAATGGAGCAATACCAATTCGACTCTTATGATGCCATCTTTTTATTAGTAGAAAATGAGGTGGCCGAAGAATCTGTAAAAGAAGAAATCCCAGAGGGGCTTTATGTTACCTTGCGCTTTCAGGGGACACATGTGGATGCCAGTACGTATTATGAACAGCTTATTCAATATATCAAGCAAAAGCATTATGGAATCATAGGTGACTCAGTTGAAGTAACGTACATTGATTATGGTTTATCCACTAATGCGAATGAATTTGTCACCGAAATCCAAATTCCTGTAAAAAATTCTTGA
- a CDS encoding DUF554 domain-containing protein has protein sequence MIGTIVNTLAIIIGSAVGAFLKKGIKEEYQSALFTAMGFAAVALGVNAVVQNMPNSVYPVLFIVSLAIGGLVGTIVDIDAQFQKLVSLFSQSDLSKGLSTGILLFCIGTLSILGPVESALNNNHTYLFTNATLDLVTSMALAATYGFGIAFAAVVLFVWQTSIYLCAQYVEPFLTNALMTEVSIVGGILILSSGLSILGIKDTKSLNMLPALLIPVLWFIGVALFG, from the coding sequence ATGATTGGCACAATAGTAAATACATTAGCGATTATAATTGGAAGTGCAGTGGGTGCCTTTTTAAAGAAAGGGATTAAAGAAGAGTATCAATCTGCTTTATTTACAGCGATGGGGTTTGCGGCTGTTGCGCTCGGAGTTAACGCGGTTGTGCAAAACATGCCAAACAGTGTATATCCAGTACTTTTTATTGTAAGTTTGGCGATTGGTGGCTTAGTGGGAACCATTGTTGATATCGATGCCCAATTTCAAAAACTAGTAAGTCTATTTTCACAATCTGATTTAAGTAAAGGATTATCAACCGGGATTTTACTGTTTTGTATTGGGACTTTATCGATCTTAGGTCCGGTAGAAAGTGCACTCAATAATAATCATACATATTTGTTTACAAATGCCACATTAGACTTGGTGACATCAATGGCATTAGCAGCAACTTATGGTTTTGGAATTGCCTTTGCAGCTGTTGTGTTATTTGTTTGGCAGACGTCGATATATTTGTGCGCTCAATACGTAGAACCATTTCTAACGAATGCGTTAATGACGGAAGTATCGATTGTTGGTGGAATTTTAATTTTAAGTTCAGGATTATCAATTTTAGGAATTAAAGATACGAAATCCTTAAATATGTTACCAGCGTTACTTATCCCTGTGCTTTGGTTTATTGGGGTAGCTTTGTTTGGCTAA
- a CDS encoding iron-sulfur cluster assembly protein gives MTLKEQVSGALYEVYDPELGINIMDLGLVYDIDIDEDKNVVVTMTLTTPGCPMHDSISTGVENRVRFIDEVENVEVKIVWEPQWDPSKMSDHAKELLW, from the coding sequence ATGACATTAAAAGAACAAGTTTCAGGAGCTTTATATGAAGTATACGATCCTGAACTAGGGATTAATATTATGGACTTGGGTCTTGTATACGACATTGATATCGATGAGGATAAAAATGTAGTTGTCACAATGACACTGACAACACCTGGCTGCCCGATGCACGACAGTATTAGCACGGGGGTGGAAAACCGCGTTCGATTTATTGATGAAGTTGAAAATGTTGAAGTCAAAATCGTATGGGAACCTCAATGGGATCCTAGTAAAATGAGTGACCATGCAAAAGAATTGTTGTGGTAA
- a CDS encoding DUF2249 domain-containing protein, with amino-acid sequence MKILDNRGLEPPHPMMRTLKSLESMEKGEQLAIINDRRPMFLYEELDEMGYSHETEAQEDGSFKITITKTGD; translated from the coding sequence ATGAAAATTTTAGATAATCGAGGTCTAGAACCTCCACATCCGATGATGCGCACACTCAAAAGCCTAGAAAGCATGGAAAAGGGAGAACAATTAGCCATCATTAATGACCGTCGTCCGATGTTTTTATATGAAGAACTGGACGAAATGGGGTATTCCCATGAAACGGAAGCTCAAGAGGATGGCAGCTTCAAAATTACAATTACAAAGACAGGTGATTAA
- a CDS encoding DUF2249 domain-containing protein — protein sequence MENQKFIELDVREILAQKVDPFDKIMAAVKELQDGQRLVLHALFNPAPLHKVMERKGYTNTVEQIDSKHWKVTYSPKEA from the coding sequence ATGGAAAACCAAAAATTTATTGAATTAGATGTTAGGGAAATTTTAGCACAGAAAGTCGATCCTTTTGATAAAATCATGGCTGCTGTTAAAGAGCTACAAGATGGGCAGCGACTTGTCCTTCATGCCCTCTTCAATCCCGCACCATTACACAAAGTCATGGAACGTAAGGGTTATACGAATACAGTAGAACAAATTGACAGCAAGCATTGGAAAGTAACTTACTCACCAAAGGAGGCTTAA
- a CDS encoding threonine/serine exporter family protein has translation MDMIIHLLTTFFVSGAFAVIFNVPEKKILPCCIVGMVGRLLHSSLMNHGYDTVQATLIASISIGVISQIFSKIFKTPVIVFSIPGIIPLVPGGLAFDATINFVENHYNVGIQFAVKAIMTAGSIAVGLVLAEAIMQILQFRKNAHSRGLQD, from the coding sequence ATGGATATGATTATACATCTATTGACTACTTTCTTTGTTTCAGGGGCCTTTGCCGTAATATTTAATGTACCGGAAAAGAAAATCCTGCCATGTTGCATTGTTGGTATGGTAGGCAGACTTTTACACAGTTCGTTGATGAACCATGGTTATGATACTGTGCAAGCTACCTTAATCGCCTCAATTTCCATTGGCGTAATTAGCCAGATATTCTCGAAGATCTTTAAGACTCCTGTCATAGTTTTTAGCATTCCAGGTATCATTCCACTAGTACCTGGTGGCTTAGCCTTTGATGCAACAATCAATTTTGTTGAAAATCATTACAACGTTGGAATTCAGTTTGCCGTAAAAGCCATCATGACCGCAGGTTCCATTGCTGTTGGACTCGTTTTAGCGGAAGCGATCATGCAAATTTTACAATTTAGAAAGAATGCTCACTCACGTGGTCTTCAAGATTAA
- a CDS encoding threonine/serine exporter family protein has translation MDKGLNTDELGELCLLAGKIMLESGAETYRVQDTMKRIAGSFGINSPNSYVTPTGIIFSLCGTEQTKLAEITKRSTDLYKVIIVNSISRKISNGEISAEEAYFTLRKIEKRNLKYPQYVKIIAASIVSGFSLAMFNGEWNDFIPAFLSGGAGFLCVSYIDRLVDIKFFTEFLAALVVALMSCIFNYIGSGDDLSNIIVASIMPLVPGLLITNAVRDLMAGHLVSGLAKGAEAALTAFAIGAGVAIIILLFK, from the coding sequence TTGGACAAAGGATTGAATACGGATGAATTAGGAGAATTGTGTTTACTTGCCGGAAAAATTATGTTAGAAAGCGGAGCAGAGACATACCGAGTTCAAGATACCATGAAAAGAATTGCAGGTTCTTTTGGGATTAACTCCCCGAACAGTTATGTCACACCGACTGGAATAATATTTTCATTATGTGGAACGGAACAAACTAAATTAGCAGAAATAACAAAACGGTCTACGGATTTATACAAGGTTATTATCGTAAATAGTATTTCCAGGAAAATTAGTAATGGAGAAATCTCAGCAGAGGAGGCCTACTTCACTCTAAGAAAAATTGAGAAAAGAAATCTAAAGTACCCCCAATATGTAAAGATTATTGCGGCTTCCATTGTGAGCGGCTTCTCCCTCGCCATGTTTAATGGGGAATGGAATGACTTTATTCCCGCATTCCTCTCCGGTGGTGCAGGTTTTTTATGTGTGAGTTATATTGATCGTTTAGTAGATATTAAATTTTTTACCGAATTTTTAGCGGCTCTAGTCGTGGCGTTAATGTCCTGTATTTTCAATTATATTGGTTCTGGAGATGACCTTTCTAATATCATTGTCGCAAGTATTATGCCGCTAGTACCTGGTCTTCTGATTACGAACGCCGTAAGGGATTTAATGGCCGGGCATCTTGTTTCTGGATTAGCCAAAGGTGCAGAGGCAGCCTTGACCGCATTTGCCATTGGAGCTGGCGTAGCAATAATTATTTTACTTTTTAAATAG
- a CDS encoding glycoside hydrolase family 3 N-terminal domain-containing protein — protein MTFRRKRRIVSVLAVLLTFSLFVPPANAQTGANPVPPLEFRVKEKITVDGKEFKDLNGNGKLDAYENWQLSDEERVKDLVLQMTLKEKAGLLVIPEFPQFKEGKLVLPNKMIDQNTRYFIFREMLSADVIASYNNQLQEVAEDTRLGIPVVIISNPRNHPASMTIPAGTDPEAPGQFSYWPDPLGLTATRDLELISNFAQIASKEYRAVGIRKLYGYSADVSTDPLWPRIDETFGEDPQIISDIIWRIVKGFQGDILNENSVTMTVRHFPGGGARKKGQDPHFEEGQYNLYPTEGSLVKYHIPPFRAAIDADATSIMPYYAYPSNQSAEQGLPHFSPEQQFEEVGFALNKPFIDDYLRKELGFLGYVNSDTSAVIDKAWGALDLPVEERFAKALNAGTNIFSGVANPDPIIKAVNQGLVKEERIDRSVTYLLTEMMKLGLFENPYVDPKTALEVVNNPTSQERADEAHRKSIVLLRNDNDLLPLTDEKLAEVKLFVDVFPRGKNGENTQKLKEKIRIHDAAIPIVDNLEEATHALILVRPKQSLLKRFPQLLIGPETEIAEIDLINRIQQTVPTITAINLRSPFLLNNIEPNAAAVVATFGTKPEALIDMIRGKFNPTGKLPFTLPASQEAIDKEAGDVPGFREDPSYVYRNKNGDAFAYKFGLSYGNESAERSGILDKMKKWFNFGDQ, from the coding sequence ATGACTTTTAGACGAAAGAGGAGGATAGTTTCTGTTTTAGCTGTACTTCTAACCTTCTCACTGTTTGTTCCCCCAGCTAACGCGCAAACGGGGGCCAACCCTGTTCCACCATTAGAATTTCGAGTCAAAGAAAAAATAACAGTAGATGGAAAGGAATTCAAAGATTTAAATGGCAATGGAAAGCTCGATGCTTATGAAAATTGGCAGTTATCAGATGAAGAACGTGTAAAGGATCTAGTTTTACAAATGACACTTAAGGAAAAGGCAGGCTTGCTGGTGATTCCTGAATTTCCACAGTTTAAAGAAGGCAAATTAGTTCTTCCGAATAAGATGATCGATCAGAACACTCGCTATTTTATCTTTCGTGAAATGCTAAGTGCGGATGTGATTGCCAGCTACAATAACCAACTTCAAGAAGTGGCAGAAGATACGCGATTAGGTATTCCGGTTGTTATTATTTCGAATCCACGTAACCATCCAGCATCTATGACTATACCAGCAGGCACTGATCCAGAGGCGCCGGGGCAATTTTCATATTGGCCAGATCCATTGGGTCTAACGGCTACGAGAGATTTAGAGCTCATTTCAAATTTTGCACAAATCGCATCAAAAGAGTATCGTGCGGTGGGGATTCGTAAACTTTATGGCTATTCTGCAGATGTCTCAACAGATCCACTGTGGCCTAGAATTGATGAAACATTTGGGGAAGACCCACAAATCATTTCAGACATTATTTGGAGAATTGTCAAAGGCTTCCAAGGTGATATTTTAAATGAAAACAGTGTTACGATGACGGTCAGACATTTCCCAGGAGGAGGAGCACGAAAGAAAGGGCAGGATCCTCATTTTGAAGAAGGTCAATATAATCTTTATCCGACAGAAGGCAGTTTAGTGAAATACCATATCCCGCCATTTCGCGCAGCGATTGATGCTGATGCCACATCGATTATGCCTTATTATGCGTATCCTAGCAATCAAAGTGCGGAACAAGGCTTGCCACATTTTAGCCCTGAACAACAATTTGAAGAGGTAGGTTTTGCTTTAAATAAACCATTCATCGATGATTATTTGCGAAAAGAATTAGGCTTCCTTGGTTATGTTAACTCGGATACAAGCGCTGTAATAGATAAAGCTTGGGGAGCATTAGATTTGCCTGTAGAAGAAAGGTTTGCAAAAGCTTTAAATGCAGGAACGAATATTTTCTCGGGAGTGGCCAATCCAGATCCGATCATTAAAGCTGTGAATCAAGGTTTAGTAAAAGAAGAAAGAATCGACCGTTCGGTTACTTATTTACTAACCGAAATGATGAAACTAGGTTTATTTGAAAACCCTTACGTAGACCCAAAAACAGCACTTGAGGTCGTGAATAATCCAACTTCCCAAGAGCGTGCAGATGAAGCTCATCGTAAGTCCATTGTATTATTACGTAATGACAATGATTTATTGCCTTTAACTGATGAAAAATTAGCAGAAGTTAAGCTTTTTGTTGACGTGTTTCCTAGAGGAAAGAATGGAGAAAATACACAAAAGTTAAAAGAAAAAATTCGAATTCATGATGCTGCCATCCCGATAGTAGATAATCTGGAAGAAGCAACTCATGCATTGATATTAGTTAGGCCAAAGCAAAGTTTATTAAAAAGATTCCCTCAGCTGTTAATTGGACCCGAAACTGAAATAGCGGAAATAGACCTGATCAATAGGATCCAACAAACGGTTCCAACGATTACAGCAATCAATTTGAGAAGTCCATTTTTACTAAATAATATTGAACCAAACGCAGCTGCTGTGGTTGCTACTTTTGGGACGAAACCAGAAGCATTAATCGATATGATTCGTGGAAAATTTAACCCTACAGGAAAACTGCCGTTCACATTGCCTGCTAGTCAAGAGGCCATTGATAAAGAGGCTGGGGACGTTCCAGGATTCAGAGAAGATCCTTCCTATGTCTATCGTAATAAAAATGGAGATGCCTTTGCTTATAAGTTCGGACTCTCTTACGGAAATGAATCAGCTGAACGATCAGGCATTCTAGATAAAATGAAAAAATGGTTCAATTTTGGTGATCAATAA
- a CDS encoding DUF1801 domain-containing protein: protein MDKNKVKFQTVDEYIEQFPVELQDVLQKLRVMIKEAAPEAEEKISYQMPAYSLNGALVYFAAWKNHIGFYPTPSGIHAFKEELLQYKGTKSSIHFPLTEPLPNELITKIVKFRVAENKKKAQGR from the coding sequence ATGGACAAAAACAAAGTGAAATTTCAAACAGTGGATGAATACATTGAGCAGTTTCCCGTCGAACTTCAAGATGTACTTCAAAAATTAAGAGTGATGATAAAAGAGGCCGCACCCGAAGCTGAAGAAAAGATAAGCTATCAAATGCCAGCGTATTCATTAAATGGAGCTTTAGTATATTTTGCCGCTTGGAAGAACCATATAGGGTTCTATCCAACTCCCAGCGGGATCCATGCTTTTAAAGAAGAATTGTTACAGTATAAAGGAACGAAAAGTTCAATCCATTTTCCTTTAACAGAGCCTTTGCCCAATGAACTAATTACTAAGATCGTGAAATTCAGAGTTGCAGAGAATAAAAAGAAGGCACAGGGAAGATAG
- a CDS encoding GIY-YIG nuclease family protein translates to MNPKEKAKLLPSTPGVYLMKDSHGNIIYVGKSKNLKSRVSSYFQQSIQHSNKVIKLVHHLKDFEIIQTDTEFEAFMLECKLIKEIQPLYNRLMKNPLSYTYIKIKMDKSCHRIELVNDIEQGDSNLYFGPFSSKGGTEKAIQGLKEMFKLECNHKTSKNSPCLNYSLGLCMGMCFDTNALEEYHHTIDKIIGLLQGTDKSILDDMNEKMIQASNRFDFEEAAKIRDRMESVQFLLKREKAIQFTEKNNNIVMVESIGDNGVKLFLIRRNRVLFSKVYEIDDPKRVVNQMGPEIMTYFSINEQCPKMIGKEEIDEANIIYRYINSHASDCFIIPDQWIKTKRIDKIEQVVFNLICSV, encoded by the coding sequence TTGAATCCAAAAGAAAAGGCCAAACTACTTCCCTCAACCCCTGGTGTGTATTTAATGAAAGATTCCCACGGTAATATCATCTATGTCGGGAAATCTAAAAATCTAAAAAGCCGAGTAAGCTCGTACTTTCAACAATCCATTCAACATTCAAATAAAGTGATCAAGCTTGTTCATCATTTAAAAGATTTCGAAATTATTCAAACGGACACAGAATTTGAAGCCTTTATGCTAGAGTGCAAGCTAATTAAAGAGATTCAACCTCTTTATAATCGATTAATGAAGAATCCTCTGTCTTATACTTATATTAAAATCAAAATGGATAAAAGTTGCCACCGAATCGAGTTAGTCAATGATATTGAGCAGGGGGATAGCAATCTGTACTTTGGCCCTTTTTCAAGTAAAGGGGGTACAGAAAAAGCGATTCAAGGACTTAAAGAGATGTTTAAACTAGAGTGCAACCATAAAACTTCCAAGAACAGTCCATGTTTAAATTACTCATTAGGCTTGTGCATGGGAATGTGTTTTGACACGAACGCTCTGGAAGAATACCATCATACCATTGACAAAATCATAGGCTTGCTTCAGGGAACGGATAAAAGCATTCTTGATGATATGAATGAAAAAATGATTCAGGCTTCCAATCGGTTTGATTTTGAAGAGGCAGCTAAAATAAGGGATCGAATGGAAAGTGTCCAATTTTTATTAAAAAGAGAAAAAGCGATCCAATTTACCGAGAAAAATAATAATATCGTGATGGTGGAATCGATTGGTGACAACGGAGTGAAGCTTTTTCTCATTAGACGAAATCGAGTTCTATTTTCGAAAGTTTATGAAATAGACGATCCGAAGAGGGTAGTTAATCAAATGGGACCAGAGATTATGACTTATTTTTCCATAAATGAACAGTGTCCTAAGATGATTGGGAAAGAAGAAATCGACGAGGCCAACATTATATATCGCTATATTAACAGCCATGCTAGTGACTGTTTCATAATACCTGACCAATGGATCAAGACTAAAAGGATAGACAAGATTGAGCAGGTTGTATTCAATCTCATCTGTTCTGTGTAG